One stretch of Armigeres subalbatus isolate Guangzhou_Male chromosome 2, GZ_Asu_2, whole genome shotgun sequence DNA includes these proteins:
- the LOC134216798 gene encoding lipase 3-like isoform X1, whose amino-acid sequence MVIIACRILLFSELLIFAFILAADQKSARFLRRSIEKHGYQAELHSVTTKDGYILTMTRIPSPRKTPILLMHQVYGCSIDYTMLGPGNALALQAHYQGYDVWMGNVRGNMFSRDHMNLSPNKSAYWKYTYHEIGLYDVPAMVDYILHLTGRKRLHYVGHSQGAVVFLVMTSLLPQYNQKITSAHLSAPAAFVSKSTAPMVSMSGELLSALQLFESLGIYDIGDRFHSEPMTYLKRAIDAKIIQDDWIMDTAYFLAGEDREGFNMSVMPDLTSAFPAGGSLRQFTHYIQSYRSGRFAQYDYGKEENIRRYGHSQSPAYPLNLVKVPIAIYYGRNDQFVVAEDVELLAKKLPNVVLMYLHPNRKWNHIDFLYGKEAPAVYRKLLGLVRSFEK is encoded by the exons ATGGTTATCATTGCGTGCAGGATCCTTCTATTTTCGGAGCTACTAATATTTGCGTTTATTCTTGCAGCAGATCAAAAGTCGGCACGATTTCTG CGCCGTTCTATCGAGAAACATGGCTACCAAGCCGAGCTGCACTCCGTCACCACGAAAGATGGCTACATCCTCACGATGACCCGCATTCCTTCGCCTCGGAAAACTCCCATTCTCCTGATGCATCAAGTGTATGGCTGCTCGATTGATTACACCATGTTGGGGCCGGGTAATGCCCTTGCCTTGCAAGCTCACTATCAGGGCTACGACGTGTGGATGGGTAATGTGCGCGGGAACATGTTCTCTCGCGATCATATGAACTTAAGTCCTAACAAGAGCGCCTACTGGAAGTACACTTACCATGAAATTGGGCTCTATGACGTCCCGGCGATGGTGGACTACATACTGCACCTGACTGGGCGAAAACGGCTGCACTACGTCGGTCACTCGCAAGGCGCCGTAGTGTTCCTTGTTATGACATCACTGCTGCCCCAATACAACCAAAAGATAACCAGCGCCCATTTATCAGCGCCAGCGGCATTCGTCTCGAAATCGACGGCACCGATGGTCTCGATGAGCGGCGAACTCCTTTCTGCACTCCAACTGTTTGAAAGCCTCGGCATCTACGATATTGGGGACCGATTCCACAGCGAACCGATGACGTATCTGAAGCGTGCCATCGATGCGAAAATTATTCAGGATGATTGGATCATGGACACGGCTTACTTCCTAGCAGGGGAGGATCGAGAAGGCTTCAACATGTCAGTAATGCCGGATTTGACGTCGGCTTTTCCCGCCGGAGGATCGTTACGGCAGTTCACGCATTACATACAAAGCTACCGATCGGGCCGGTTCGCCCAGTACGATTACGGGAAGGAGGAAAACATTAGACGATATGGACATTCACAGTCACCGGCATATCCGCTGAACCTGGTGAAGGTTCCGATAGCCATATACTATGGCAGAAACGACCAGTTCGTGGTGGCAGAGGATGTGGAACTTTTGGCGAAAAAGTTGCCCAACGTGGTGTTGATGTATTTGCATCCGAATCGGAAATGGAACCATATTGACTTCTTGTACGGCAAGGAGGCTCCGGCTGTGTATCGAAAACTTTTGGGTTTGGTGCGCTCCTTTGAAAAGTGA
- the LOC134216798 gene encoding lipase 3-like isoform X2, whose translation MTRIPSPRKTPILLMHQVYGCSIDYTMLGPGNALALQAHYQGYDVWMGNVRGNMFSRDHMNLSPNKSAYWKYTYHEIGLYDVPAMVDYILHLTGRKRLHYVGHSQGAVVFLVMTSLLPQYNQKITSAHLSAPAAFVSKSTAPMVSMSGELLSALQLFESLGIYDIGDRFHSEPMTYLKRAIDAKIIQDDWIMDTAYFLAGEDREGFNMSVMPDLTSAFPAGGSLRQFTHYIQSYRSGRFAQYDYGKEENIRRYGHSQSPAYPLNLVKVPIAIYYGRNDQFVVAEDVELLAKKLPNVVLMYLHPNRKWNHIDFLYGKEAPAVYRKLLGLVRSFEK comes from the coding sequence ATGACCCGCATTCCTTCGCCTCGGAAAACTCCCATTCTCCTGATGCATCAAGTGTATGGCTGCTCGATTGATTACACCATGTTGGGGCCGGGTAATGCCCTTGCCTTGCAAGCTCACTATCAGGGCTACGACGTGTGGATGGGTAATGTGCGCGGGAACATGTTCTCTCGCGATCATATGAACTTAAGTCCTAACAAGAGCGCCTACTGGAAGTACACTTACCATGAAATTGGGCTCTATGACGTCCCGGCGATGGTGGACTACATACTGCACCTGACTGGGCGAAAACGGCTGCACTACGTCGGTCACTCGCAAGGCGCCGTAGTGTTCCTTGTTATGACATCACTGCTGCCCCAATACAACCAAAAGATAACCAGCGCCCATTTATCAGCGCCAGCGGCATTCGTCTCGAAATCGACGGCACCGATGGTCTCGATGAGCGGCGAACTCCTTTCTGCACTCCAACTGTTTGAAAGCCTCGGCATCTACGATATTGGGGACCGATTCCACAGCGAACCGATGACGTATCTGAAGCGTGCCATCGATGCGAAAATTATTCAGGATGATTGGATCATGGACACGGCTTACTTCCTAGCAGGGGAGGATCGAGAAGGCTTCAACATGTCAGTAATGCCGGATTTGACGTCGGCTTTTCCCGCCGGAGGATCGTTACGGCAGTTCACGCATTACATACAAAGCTACCGATCGGGCCGGTTCGCCCAGTACGATTACGGGAAGGAGGAAAACATTAGACGATATGGACATTCACAGTCACCGGCATATCCGCTGAACCTGGTGAAGGTTCCGATAGCCATATACTATGGCAGAAACGACCAGTTCGTGGTGGCAGAGGATGTGGAACTTTTGGCGAAAAAGTTGCCCAACGTGGTGTTGATGTATTTGCATCCGAATCGGAAATGGAACCATATTGACTTCTTGTACGGCAAGGAGGCTCCGGCTGTGTATCGAAAACTTTTGGGTTTGGTGCGCTCCTTTGAAAAGTGA